AGCTATTTAACTCATCCATAACCCCTGGGCATCCGCCGTCATGAGCAGATCCATCCATGGCCGCGGTTGAGGCCCAGCATCGACGACCGCAGCGGCGTTGCTGTAGCTTGCGGTCGCAGCCGAGCGGTAGCGCTTCGAATTCGCTTTTTGGCTGGACGTCACAGCGCCGATCACGAGATTTTCAGTTTTCCTGCTACGCAGGCGCCTAACCCTAATCAGGCACCTAAACTGAACGCCATGTGGCCGGAGTACGAGCAAGGTCGCCGACGCGGGAAATTGCGCACAGTCGTGGGCGCGCACCTGTTCTCACATGAATGGTCGCTGGGGATGGGACTGGACCCACAAGGCCGGTTTCTGATCGCCGGCAGCGATCCGGCGCGGGTATGGGATACCGCGAGCGGTCGCTGTGTCCTGACCATTCCAAAGTTCAGCGCCGATACGGTGAATCGGGCGTTCTCCGGGGACGGACGTACTCTCATCACCGGCGGTCCAGACCGTACCGCGCGGCTGTGGGACTGCGCGTCCGGCCGGCTGGTTCGGATGCTGCGCGGTCACTGGCGATCAGTCTGCTGTGTCGCCTTGAGTGCCGACGGGCGTACGGCGGCAACAGGTTCCAGTGATGGGCGGATATGTGTGTGGGGTGTGGTGACCGGCCAGCGCCTGCACACCATGCGCGTCCATCACGGACCGATCTACTCTGTTGCGGTCAACTGCAACGGTACGGTAGCGCTGTGCGGCAACAGGGATTCGGCAACGCTGTGGGATGTCACTACTGGGCGTCGCCTGCACACCGTGGCGGACTTGGGCGGAATCGCTTGGGTCGTTCAACTCAGCGGAGATGGACGCGTCGCACTTACGCTAGCGGGCGAGACAACTCGGGTGTGGGAGACGGCAACCGGCCAAAGTGCGCATAAGTTTTCGGTTCGCACCGACTGCTGGCAGGCGACCGCACTGGCCGCTCGGGGCGACCTAGCGGTCACAGGCGGTATCGACGGAAACGCGTCGGTGTGGGATGTAAGGTCCGGAAGCTTGCGGCACACTTTGACAGGCCACACGCGCAAAGTCACCTCGGTCGCGGTCAGCGCGGACTCGCTAATTGCGTTAACCGGCAGCGAAGACGCGACCGCCCGACTTTGGGACCTCGAGTCCGCCCATTGCTTGACCACGTTCGACGAGCACGCCGCGGCGGTGGATTCGGTGGCCCTCAGCGCCGACGCGCGGATCGCTGCCACCTGTTCGCATGACCGAACACTACGAACATGGAAACTGGAATGGGACTCGGAGTCCTAAAAGTTGCAGCGCTCAAAGCGACTGACCGGACGAGTTATTAAAGCCTGTAGGCGAACGCTGTTGTGGGCTGCACAATGGATCGTGGGCACACGGGGAAGGTGAATGTGGGCCGAGGAGCATGCCGCGTGCATTTTTTCGTCATCCGAAGCAATGCCCGCGAAAC
The nucleotide sequence above comes from Mycobacterium vicinigordonae. Encoded proteins:
- a CDS encoding WD40 repeat domain-containing protein; the encoded protein is MWPEYEQGRRRGKLRTVVGAHLFSHEWSLGMGLDPQGRFLIAGSDPARVWDTASGRCVLTIPKFSADTVNRAFSGDGRTLITGGPDRTARLWDCASGRLVRMLRGHWRSVCCVALSADGRTAATGSSDGRICVWGVVTGQRLHTMRVHHGPIYSVAVNCNGTVALCGNRDSATLWDVTTGRRLHTVADLGGIAWVVQLSGDGRVALTLAGETTRVWETATGQSAHKFSVRTDCWQATALAARGDLAVTGGIDGNASVWDVRSGSLRHTLTGHTRKVTSVAVSADSLIALTGSEDATARLWDLESAHCLTTFDEHAAAVDSVALSADARIAATCSHDRTLRTWKLEWDSES